One genomic window of [Clostridium] scindens ATCC 35704 includes the following:
- a CDS encoding aspartate carbamoyltransferase regulatory subunit, translated as MVKNTLNVGRIDEGFVLDHIQAGRCMDIYKYLHLDKLDCCVAIIKNAKSNKMGKKDIMKIECPIDFIDLDILGFIDHNITINIIQDSQIVDKKRLHLPKEIVNVIRCKNPRCITSIEQELDHIFVLTDKENEIYRCKYCEEKYDGR; from the coding sequence ATGGTAAAAAACACTTTGAATGTAGGCCGGATTGATGAAGGCTTTGTATTGGATCATATCCAGGCAGGCCGTTGCATGGACATCTATAAATACCTGCATCTGGATAAATTAGACTGCTGTGTCGCGATCATCAAGAATGCCAAGAGCAACAAGATGGGCAAGAAGGATATCATGAAGATTGAATGCCCTATAGACTTCATTGACCTGGACATCCTCGGATTCATTGATCATAACATCACCATCAACATTATCCAGGATTCCCAGATCGTTGACAAGAAACGTCTCCATCTTCCAAAGGAGATTGTCAATGTGATACGATGCAAGAACCCGAGATGCATCACTTCCATCGAACAGGAGCTGGATCACATCTTCGTGCTTACGGATAAGGAAAATGAGATCTATCGCTGCAAATACTGCGAAGAGAAGTATGATGGCCGGTAG
- the pyrB gene encoding aspartate carbamoyltransferase, translating into MRHLMSPLDFSVEELDKLMDLAGDIEANPEKYAHACEGKKLATLFYEPSTRTRLSHEAAMLNLGGSILGFSSADSSSAAKGESVSDTIRTISCYADICAMRHPKEGAPMVACRHSSIPVINAGDGGHQHPTQTLTDLLTIRSLKGHLDHMTIGLCGDLKFGRTVHSLIHALVRYPGIKFVLISPEELRLPGYIRSDVLDQKQVEYEEVVRLEDALPKLDLLYMTRVQKERFFNEEDYVRMKDFYILDAKKMELAPKDMYVLHPLPRVNEISVEVDKDPRAAYFKQMQYGVYIRMALILTLLGIEV; encoded by the coding sequence ATGAGACATTTGATGAGTCCACTGGATTTTTCCGTGGAAGAATTAGACAAACTTATGGATCTTGCGGGGGACATTGAGGCAAATCCTGAAAAATACGCCCATGCGTGCGAAGGGAAGAAACTGGCAACGCTCTTCTACGAGCCAAGCACCAGGACAAGGCTCAGCCATGAGGCAGCCATGCTGAACCTGGGCGGAAGCATCCTCGGATTTTCTTCTGCCGACTCCAGTTCTGCCGCCAAGGGCGAGAGCGTTTCCGATACGATCCGCACCATATCCTGCTACGCGGACATCTGTGCCATGCGCCATCCAAAGGAAGGCGCGCCTATGGTGGCATGCCGCCACTCTTCGATTCCGGTGATCAACGCAGGAGACGGCGGGCATCAGCACCCGACCCAGACTCTCACCGATCTTCTGACCATCCGATCTTTAAAAGGGCATCTGGATCACATGACCATTGGCCTGTGCGGAGACTTGAAGTTTGGGCGTACCGTCCACTCGTTAATCCATGCCCTGGTCAGATATCCGGGAATCAAGTTCGTGCTCATTTCCCCGGAAGAGTTAAGGCTTCCAGGCTACATCCGCTCGGACGTGCTGGATCAGAAGCAGGTGGAATACGAGGAGGTCGTCCGCCTGGAGGATGCGCTTCCGAAACTGGATCTTCTGTATATGACCCGCGTTCAGAAGGAACGTTTCTTTAATGAGGAAGATTACGTCCGCATGAAGGATTTCTACATCCTGGATGCCAAGAAGATGGAACTTGCGCCAAAAGACATGTATGTGCTGCATCCCCTTCCGAGGGTCAATGAGATCTCCGTCGAGGTTGACAAAGACCCCAGAGCGGCGTATTTTAAGCAGATGCAGTATGGCGTATACATACGAATGGCATTGATCTTAACGCTATTAGGAATCGAAGTATAG
- a CDS encoding nitroreductase family protein, which yields MNTTECIRTRRSIRKFKPDPIDHFLLESIISTASYSPSWKNSQIVRYIAIEDSSILNSIMNNYTPDFNSNIIRQAPMLIAMTFVKGRCGFERDGSFTTKKGDRWQMFDAGIAAQTFCLAAHEAGLGTVIMGIWDEDGITKLLDFPKDQELAALIAIGYPDIHPDAPGRKSVDELLTYR from the coding sequence ATGAACACCACTGAATGTATCAGAACCAGAAGAAGCATCCGGAAGTTTAAGCCGGACCCGATAGACCATTTTCTATTAGAATCCATTATATCTACTGCATCCTATTCTCCTTCTTGGAAGAACAGTCAGATCGTCCGTTATATCGCAATTGAAGATTCTTCTATTCTTAATTCAATCATGAACAATTACACCCCAGATTTTAATTCTAATATTATCCGTCAGGCACCAATGCTGATTGCTATGACCTTCGTAAAGGGCCGCTGCGGCTTTGAGCGCGATGGATCATTTACCACGAAAAAGGGTGACCGCTGGCAGATGTTCGATGCAGGCATCGCGGCGCAGACGTTCTGCCTTGCCGCCCATGAGGCCGGGCTTGGGACCGTTATCATGGGAATCTGGGATGAGGATGGCATCACGAAGCTTCTTGATTTTCCAAAGGATCAGGAACTTGCCGCGCTGATCGCCATCGGTTACCCGGACATCCATCCGGATGCGCCCGGGCGCAAATCTGTTGATGAATTATTAACATATCGATAA
- a CDS encoding putative ABC transporter permease: MEILFTGLHSLQNENHKLTGNTSIWMFPIYGMASFLSPICRRLKGKSLVLRGGVYTCCIFIGEYITGSFLRKFEACPWDYSEARLNVNGLIRLDYAPLWFCAGLLFEKILCRR; this comes from the coding sequence ATGGAGATTCTATTCACCGGCCTGCACTCCCTGCAGAACGAAAATCACAAACTTACCGGGAATACTTCCATCTGGATGTTCCCCATCTATGGCATGGCCAGTTTCCTTTCTCCCATCTGCAGACGTTTAAAAGGCAAGAGTCTGGTGTTACGGGGAGGTGTATATACTTGCTGCATTTTTATCGGAGAATATATTACCGGCTCTTTCCTGAGGAAATTTGAAGCCTGCCCCTGGGATTACAGCGAAGCCCGGCTGAATGTTAACGGGCTGATCCGCCTCGACTATGCGCCTCTCTGGTTCTGCGCAGGGTTGTTGTTTGAAAAAATTCTCTGCAGACGTTGA
- the pheA gene encoding prephenate dehydratase: MPTLEELRIRLDDVDEQMVRLFEERMSICEEVGEYKVKNGRKVLDRQRERDKLQEVAGKVSTDFNKKAVQELYDQLMSMSRKLQYQQLVKAGALGRLPFIGVSSLDDKNARIVFPGTEGAYSQAATKNYFGEDCNNFYVRTFRDAMEAIEEGAADFAVLPIENSTAGSVDEMYDLLVEFENYIVGETIIPIVNTLAGLPGTELSDIQRVYSKGVALMQASRFLDEHGDWQQISVANTAIAAKKVLDEQDKTQAAVCSAYAAKVHGLAVLADNINDDQGNSTRFIVATNQKIFLKDAKKISICFELPHESGSLYHLLSHFIYNDLNMTRIESRPVEGKNWEYRFFIDFEGNLADPAVKNAIRGLREESINLKILGNY, encoded by the coding sequence ATGCCAACGTTAGAGGAATTGAGAATAAGGCTAGACGATGTTGATGAACAGATGGTCAGACTCTTTGAGGAAAGAATGAGCATCTGTGAAGAGGTCGGAGAATATAAGGTAAAAAATGGAAGGAAAGTTCTGGACCGCCAGAGAGAGCGGGACAAGCTTCAGGAGGTGGCCGGTAAAGTATCCACGGACTTTAATAAGAAAGCGGTACAGGAACTCTATGACCAACTGATGTCCATGAGCAGGAAACTGCAGTATCAGCAGTTGGTCAAGGCAGGGGCCCTGGGCAGGCTTCCATTTATCGGGGTGTCCTCCCTGGATGACAAGAACGCGAGGATCGTATTCCCGGGAACGGAGGGCGCATACAGCCAGGCGGCCACTAAGAATTACTTTGGGGAGGACTGCAACAACTTTTACGTGCGGACCTTCCGGGACGCCATGGAAGCCATCGAAGAAGGAGCGGCGGACTTTGCCGTGCTTCCCATCGAGAACTCTACGGCGGGCTCTGTGGATGAGATGTATGACCTGCTGGTGGAATTTGAAAACTATATCGTAGGAGAGACAATCATCCCGATCGTCAATACGCTTGCCGGTCTTCCGGGAACAGAGTTGTCGGATATCCAGCGAGTTTACTCAAAAGGCGTGGCTCTGATGCAGGCATCCCGCTTCCTGGACGAGCACGGCGACTGGCAGCAGATCAGCGTGGCCAATACGGCGATCGCGGCAAAGAAGGTGCTGGATGAGCAGGATAAGACCCAGGCGGCCGTGTGCAGCGCATATGCGGCCAAAGTGCATGGCCTGGCGGTGCTGGCGGACAATATCAATGATGATCAGGGAAACTCCACCCGATTCATCGTAGCCACCAACCAGAAGATATTCCTGAAAGACGCGAAGAAGATTAGCATCTGCTTCGAACTGCCGCATGAGAGCGGCTCATTGTACCACCTGCTGTCTCATTTCATATATAATGACCTGAACATGACCAGGATCGAATCCAGGCCGGTAGAAGGAAAGAACTGGGAATACCGCTTCTTTATAGACTTCGAAGGAAATCTGGCGGATCCGGCGGTAAAAAACGCGATCCGCGGCCTGCGGGAAGAAAGCATTAATTTGAAGATACTGGGAAATTATTAA
- a CDS encoding ATP-binding protein: protein MRTNELMLYKHMEEGQILNDMTFLMENYANDYYNMEDMKGLLFDLVNEILELAVSHGFEGNLWHNYLTYLLASHENAYSTSCEIVGPVEGSINEVALHDFAIFKELFDYGFQALEETMGVDCLSMIRDYAGTSGHGKIFNQRIRDRICDLSRSLAKAETPGKFKDILTQFYKEFGVGKFGLHKAFRIEHREEGTEIVPITKIAHVHLDDLVGYEIAKKKLIDNTKAFVEGRKANNCLLFGDAGTGKSSSIKAILNQYYDQGLRMIEVYKHQFQDLNDIIAQIKNRNYKFIIYMDDLSFEEFEIEYKYLKAVIEGGLERKPENVLIYATSNRRHLIRETFKDKADRDEELHTNDTVQEKLSLVARFGVTIYFGKPDKKEFQEIVRKLAQKSGIDMPEEELLLEANKWELSHGGLSGRTAQQFVDYLAGMR from the coding sequence ATGAGAACGAATGAACTGATGCTGTACAAACATATGGAAGAAGGCCAGATATTAAATGATATGACCTTCCTGATGGAGAACTACGCCAACGATTATTATAATATGGAAGACATGAAAGGCCTCCTCTTTGACTTGGTCAATGAGATTCTGGAATTGGCGGTCAGCCATGGATTCGAAGGAAACCTGTGGCACAATTACCTGACCTACCTTCTTGCCAGCCACGAGAATGCATACAGCACCTCCTGCGAGATCGTAGGGCCGGTGGAGGGAAGCATCAACGAAGTGGCCCTCCATGACTTCGCTATCTTTAAGGAACTCTTTGACTATGGTTTTCAGGCGCTGGAAGAGACCATGGGCGTGGATTGCCTGTCAATGATCCGGGACTATGCAGGTACCAGCGGACACGGCAAGATATTTAACCAGAGAATCCGGGACCGCATCTGCGACCTGAGCAGAAGCCTTGCCAAGGCCGAAACGCCGGGAAAGTTCAAGGATATCCTGACCCAGTTTTATAAAGAATTCGGCGTGGGCAAATTCGGGCTTCACAAAGCCTTCCGAATCGAGCATAGGGAAGAGGGTACCGAGATCGTGCCGATCACCAAGATTGCCCATGTGCATCTGGATGACTTGGTAGGATACGAGATTGCCAAGAAGAAGTTGATCGACAATACGAAAGCCTTTGTGGAAGGAAGAAAAGCCAACAACTGCCTGCTTTTCGGTGACGCGGGCACGGGAAAGTCATCCTCCATCAAGGCGATTCTGAACCAGTATTATGACCAGGGCCTTCGGATGATAGAAGTCTATAAGCACCAGTTCCAGGATCTGAACGATATCATTGCTCAGATTAAGAACCGCAATTATAAATTTATCATCTATATGGATGACCTGTCCTTTGAAGAATTTGAGATCGAATACAAATACTTGAAAGCCGTGATTGAAGGCGGACTGGAGCGAAAGCCGGAGAACGTGCTGATCTACGCCACCTCCAACAGGCGCCACCTGATCAGGGAGACCTTCAAGGACAAGGCAGACCGGGACGAAGAACTGCATACCAATGACACGGTGCAGGAAAAACTCTCCCTGGTCGCCAGATTCGGCGTGACCATCTATTTCGGAAAACCAGATAAGAAAGAATTCCAGGAGATCGTGCGAAAACTGGCACAGAAAAGCGGCATAGACATGCCGGAAGAAGAACTCCTTCTGGAAGCCAACAAGTGGGAATTAAGCCACGGCGGCCTGTCCGGCCGGACAGCGCAGCAGTTCGTGGATTATCTGGCCGGAATGCGGTAA
- a CDS encoding PH domain-containing protein, with amino-acid sequence MIDFKNSEYVKMKEIDPGSIFAEVQPLLINGEEVIGAYKAMRDYCVFTNKRVIAVNIQGMTGKKKDFSSLPYSKITAFSVETAGVFDMDSELEMYFSGLGKVKFEFTGRSNIVQIGQIIGTFAL; translated from the coding sequence ATGATTGATTTTAAGAACAGCGAATATGTAAAAATGAAAGAGATAGACCCCGGATCAATATTTGCAGAAGTCCAGCCACTGTTAATCAATGGCGAGGAGGTCATCGGTGCTTATAAAGCCATGAGAGACTACTGTGTATTCACGAACAAGCGAGTAATCGCAGTTAATATACAAGGAATGACCGGCAAGAAAAAAGACTTTTCTTCTCTTCCCTATTCTAAAATAACGGCTTTCTCCGTAGAGACTGCAGGCGTATTTGATATGGACAGCGAACTGGAAATGTATTTCAGCGGTCTTGGCAAAGTCAAGTTTGAATTTACAGGTAGAAGCAATATCGTACAGATCGGCCAGATTATTGGAACCTTTGCATTATAA
- a CDS encoding Rqc2 family fibronectin-binding protein: MAFDGITVAAMVQELKNALADGRIAKIAQPEPDELLLTIKTPKGQKRLYISASASLPLIYLTDENKPSPMTAPNFCMLLRKYVGNGRITGISQPKLERIIILDIEHLDELGDLCKKQLVIEIMGKHSNIIFCDDQGRIIDSIKHVSAQMSSVREVLPGREYFIPDTMAKHNPLAIDESSFGQALKEKPMPLGKAIYTSFTGISPAVAEEICYLAGLESGITAGDLSGDMMAHLFRQFAYYMEDVRQGAFHPVIYYEGSAPKEFGALPLTHYNSLARKEFSSISQVLSTYYATKNTLTRIRQKSADLRHVVQTALERNRKKYDLQAKQLKDTQNREKYKVYGELINAYGYDLAPGSKNLTALNYYTGQEVTIPLDPTMTPQENSQKYFAKYNKQKRTFEALSDLIQETADDIQYLESISNALDIALSEADLAQIKEELIQSGYVRRKFTKKKVKLTSKPLHYLSSDGYHMYVGKNNLQNDELTFSFAAGNDWWFHAKGAPGSHVIVKSNGDELPDRTFEEAGRLAAYYSKNRGSDKVEIDYVEKKHVKKPNGAKPGFVVYYTNYSLMIDSDISNIKAVQD, translated from the coding sequence ATGGCATTTGACGGAATCACGGTTGCTGCAATGGTCCAGGAACTAAAAAATGCGCTGGCAGACGGACGTATCGCCAAGATTGCCCAGCCGGAGCCAGACGAGCTGCTGCTCACCATCAAGACTCCGAAGGGACAAAAAAGACTCTATATCTCGGCCAGCGCATCCCTCCCTTTGATATATCTGACAGACGAGAACAAGCCAAGCCCAATGACGGCCCCCAACTTCTGCATGCTTCTTCGAAAGTATGTCGGAAATGGACGGATTACCGGCATCTCCCAGCCCAAACTGGAGCGCATCATCATCCTTGATATCGAGCATCTGGATGAGTTGGGAGATCTGTGCAAGAAGCAGCTGGTAATCGAGATTATGGGCAAGCACAGCAATATCATATTCTGCGATGATCAAGGCAGGATCATCGACAGCATCAAGCATGTCTCCGCGCAGATGAGTTCCGTGCGGGAGGTATTGCCCGGACGGGAATATTTTATACCGGATACCATGGCAAAGCACAATCCGCTTGCCATTGACGAGTCTTCCTTTGGCCAGGCTCTTAAGGAGAAGCCCATGCCTCTTGGCAAGGCGATCTATACCAGTTTCACGGGAATCAGCCCTGCAGTGGCCGAAGAGATCTGCTATCTGGCCGGCCTGGAATCCGGCATAACTGCCGGAGACTTAAGCGGCGATATGATGGCCCACCTGTTCCGGCAGTTTGCCTACTATATGGAAGATGTCCGCCAAGGCGCTTTCCATCCGGTCATCTACTATGAAGGGAGCGCCCCCAAGGAGTTTGGCGCCCTGCCGCTGACGCACTACAACAGCCTTGCAAGGAAGGAATTTTCCTCCATCTCCCAGGTGCTCAGTACCTACTATGCGACTAAGAATACCCTGACCCGCATCCGCCAAAAAAGCGCGGACTTACGCCATGTGGTACAGACAGCCCTGGAACGGAACCGTAAAAAGTACGATCTTCAGGCCAAGCAGTTAAAGGATACGCAGAACCGGGAAAAATACAAGGTCTACGGCGAATTGATCAACGCTTACGGCTACGATCTGGCTCCAGGCTCCAAGAACCTGACTGCCCTTAATTATTACACCGGCCAGGAAGTTACCATTCCCCTGGACCCGACTATGACACCCCAGGAGAATTCCCAGAAATATTTCGCCAAGTATAATAAGCAGAAACGTACCTTTGAGGCACTCTCAGACCTCATCCAAGAGACAGCCGATGATATCCAGTACCTGGAATCCATCAGCAATGCCTTGGACATCGCGCTGAGCGAGGCAGATCTGGCCCAGATCAAGGAAGAACTGATCCAGAGCGGGTATGTGCGAAGAAAGTTCACCAAGAAAAAGGTGAAGCTGACCAGCAAGCCTCTGCACTACCTCTCCAGTGACGGCTACCATATGTATGTTGGCAAGAACAATCTGCAGAATGATGAACTGACCTTCTCCTTTGCCGCGGGAAATGACTGGTGGTTCCACGCTAAAGGCGCGCCGGGCTCCCATGTCATCGTCAAAAGTAATGGAGATGAATTGCCGGATCGCACCTTCGAAGAAGCCGGGCGGCTGGCTGCCTACTACTCCAAGAACAGAGGCAGCGACAAAGTAGAGATTGATTATGTAGAGAAAAAACATGTGAAAAAGCCTAATGGGGCAAAGCCGGGGTTCGTGGTATACTATACCAACTATTCCCTGATGATTGATTCCGATATTTCCAATATAAAGGCCGTGCAGGACTAA
- a CDS encoding YicC/YloC family endoribonuclease: MIKSMTGFGRCEVMEGERKFTVEMKGVNHRYLDVNIRMPKKLNFFETAIRSLLKQSIQRGKVDIFISYEDFTENQMSLKYNESLAQEYMDCFGRMKEQFSLENDIRVSTLSRCPEVLTMEEQVIDEEELWNGLKKALEGAIGQFVETRTLEGSNLKKDIIEKLDGLLDLVGYIEERTPKIVAEYREKLEAKVRELLEDTQIEESRIAAEVVIFADKICTDEEVVRLRSHIIHMKETLQSEEAGIGRKLDFIAQEMNREANTILSKANDLEVSNVGIDLKTEIEKVREQIQNIE, from the coding sequence ATGATAAAAAGTATGACAGGGTTCGGACGCTGCGAAGTGATGGAAGGGGAGCGCAAGTTCACGGTTGAGATGAAGGGGGTAAATCACCGCTACCTGGATGTAAATATCCGTATGCCAAAGAAACTGAATTTTTTCGAGACAGCAATCCGCAGTTTGTTAAAGCAGAGCATCCAGAGGGGAAAGGTAGATATCTTCATCTCCTATGAGGACTTTACCGAGAACCAGATGTCCCTGAAGTATAATGAGTCTCTGGCGCAGGAATACATGGACTGCTTCGGCCGGATGAAGGAGCAGTTCTCCTTGGAAAATGACATCCGGGTATCTACGCTGTCCCGCTGTCCGGAAGTGCTGACTATGGAAGAGCAGGTCATTGACGAGGAAGAACTCTGGAATGGCCTTAAAAAGGCGCTGGAAGGCGCGATCGGCCAGTTTGTGGAGACCAGGACGCTGGAAGGAAGCAACCTCAAGAAGGACATTATAGAAAAGTTAGACGGGCTTCTGGATCTGGTGGGCTACATTGAGGAACGTACGCCGAAGATCGTGGCAGAATACAGAGAGAAGCTGGAAGCCAAGGTTCGGGAACTGCTGGAGGATACACAGATCGAGGAGAGCCGGATTGCCGCCGAGGTGGTCATATTTGCAGATAAGATCTGCACGGATGAAGAAGTGGTAAGGTTGCGCAGCCATATCATACATATGAAGGAGACCCTGCAGTCTGAAGAGGCCGGGATTGGCCGCAAGCTTGACTTCATCGCCCAGGAGATGAACCGGGAGGCCAATACGATCCTTTCCAAGGCCAACGACCTGGAAGTATCAAACGTTGGGATCGACTTGAAGACGGAGATTGAGAAAGTAAGAGAGCAGATTCAGAATATCGAGTAG
- the gmk gene encoding guanylate kinase gives MTKKGILIVVSGFSGAGKGTIMKELLKQYDNYALSISATTRKPRPGEEEGREYFFKTVKEFEKMIAKDELIEYARYVDNYYGTPRAYVEEQLETGKDVILEIEIQGALKVKEKFPETLLLFVTPPTAKELKHRLVGRGTETMDVIEFRMNRAKEEAEGMDKYDYLIVNDVLAECVEEVHQIIQGEHRRSFRNQAFIEHMKEELKGE, from the coding sequence ATGACTAAAAAAGGAATTCTTATTGTCGTATCCGGTTTCTCGGGAGCCGGCAAAGGCACGATCATGAAAGAACTGCTGAAGCAGTATGACAATTATGCGCTGTCCATCTCTGCAACCACCAGAAAGCCCCGCCCGGGAGAGGAAGAGGGCAGGGAATATTTTTTCAAAACGGTGAAAGAATTTGAAAAAATGATTGCGAAAGATGAACTGATAGAGTATGCTAGATACGTGGACAATTACTATGGGACTCCGCGCGCCTATGTGGAGGAGCAGTTGGAAACTGGCAAGGACGTGATCCTGGAGATAGAGATCCAGGGCGCCCTCAAGGTTAAGGAGAAGTTTCCGGAGACGCTGCTTCTGTTCGTGACTCCGCCGACGGCGAAGGAACTGAAGCACCGCCTGGTAGGCCGTGGCACAGAGACGATGGATGTGATTGAGTTCCGCATGAACCGTGCCAAGGAAGAGGCCGAGGGCATGGATAAGTATGATTACCTGATTGTCAATGATGTACTTGCAGAATGCGTAGAAGAAGTGCATCAGATCATTCAGGGAGAGCACAGAAGAAGTTTTCGTAATCAGGCATTTATAGAGCATATGAAGGAAGAGCTGAAAGGAGAATAA
- the rpoZ gene encoding DNA-directed RNA polymerase subunit omega — protein MLHPSYTDLMKVVNKDVEEGATKVVNSRYSIVMATAKRARELIDGAMPLVAAKSGEKPLSIAINELNQAKIKVVGEEED, from the coding sequence ATGTTACACCCATCTTACACAGATTTAATGAAGGTCGTTAACAAAGACGTAGAAGAGGGCGCTACCAAGGTAGTGAACAGCCGCTACTCTATTGTGATGGCTACCGCCAAGAGGGCGAGGGAACTGATAGACGGCGCTATGCCGCTGGTTGCGGCAAAGAGTGGCGAGAAGCCGTTGTCCATCGCAATCAACGAATTGAACCAGGCGAAGATCAAAGTAGTCGGCGAGGAAGAGGATTAA
- the rimO gene encoding 30S ribosomal protein S12 methylthiotransferase RimO, with protein sequence MNILFISLGCDKNLVDSEVMLGLLAAKGYRMVDDEMQADIIIVNTCCFIHDAKEESIQTILEMAQYKTDGRLKVLVVTGCLAQRYQQEILDEIPEVDAVLGTTSYDKIVEAVEEALAGKGHVEVEDIDALPLVDTRRLVTTGGHFAYLKIAEGCDKHCTYCIIPKIRGDFRSVPMERLVKEAGELAEQGVKELILVAQETTLYGKDLYGEKSLHRLLRELCRISGIRWIRLLYCYPEEIDENLIQIMKEEKKICHYLDLPIQHANDDILKRMGRRTSKNQLEEIIGRLRREIPDIALRTTLITGFPGETKEQHEELMEFVDEMEFDRLGVFTYSPEEDTPAAGMPDQVPEEVKEERQAEIMELQQEIVFDQAEAMIGREVLVMIEGKVADENAYVGRTYKDAPNVDGLIFINTEAELMSGDFARVKVTGALEYDLIGELME encoded by the coding sequence ATGAATATATTGTTTATATCCCTTGGCTGTGACAAGAATCTGGTGGATTCAGAAGTTATGCTGGGACTTCTGGCTGCCAAAGGATACCGGATGGTGGATGATGAGATGCAGGCGGATATCATTATCGTCAATACCTGCTGTTTCATCCATGACGCCAAGGAAGAGAGCATCCAGACGATTCTGGAGATGGCACAGTACAAGACGGATGGAAGGCTTAAGGTGCTGGTTGTGACCGGCTGCCTTGCGCAGAGATACCAGCAGGAGATTCTGGATGAGATTCCGGAAGTGGATGCGGTGCTGGGAACCACATCCTATGACAAGATTGTAGAAGCGGTGGAGGAAGCGCTGGCTGGCAAAGGCCACGTGGAAGTGGAAGACATCGACGCGCTGCCGCTGGTGGATACGAGGCGCCTGGTGACGACGGGCGGGCATTTTGCCTATCTGAAGATTGCAGAAGGATGCGATAAGCATTGTACTTACTGCATTATTCCCAAAATCCGGGGGGATTTCCGAAGCGTTCCGATGGAGCGCCTTGTAAAAGAAGCCGGGGAGCTGGCTGAGCAGGGCGTTAAGGAACTGATTCTGGTGGCTCAGGAGACCACTTTATATGGAAAGGATCTCTATGGAGAAAAGTCCCTGCACAGGCTTCTTCGGGAACTGTGCAGGATCAGCGGTATCCGATGGATACGGCTTCTCTACTGCTATCCGGAAGAGATTGATGAGAACCTGATCCAGATCATGAAGGAAGAGAAGAAGATCTGCCATTATCTGGATCTGCCAATCCAGCATGCCAATGATGATATATTGAAGCGGATGGGAAGAAGGACGTCCAAGAATCAGTTGGAAGAGATCATCGGAAGGCTCAGAAGAGAGATTCCGGACATTGCCCTGCGTACCACGCTGATCACCGGATTTCCGGGAGAGACGAAGGAACAGCATGAAGAACTGATGGAATTCGTAGATGAGATGGAATTCGACCGTCTGGGCGTATTTACCTATTCTCCGGAAGAGGATACGCCTGCGGCAGGCATGCCGGATCAGGTGCCGGAAGAAGTGAAGGAAGAGCGTCAGGCGGAGATTATGGAACTGCAGCAGGAGATTGTATTTGACCAGGCAGAGGCTATGATCGGCCGGGAAGTGCTGGTCATGATCGAAGGGAAAGTGGCCGATGAAAATGCCTATGTCGGAAGGACTTATAAGGATGCACCCAATGTGGACGGCCTCATTTTCATAAATACAGAGGCAGAACTGATGTCGGGAGATTTTGCCAGAGTGAAGGTGACCGGCGCCTTAGAATACGATTTGATAGGAGAGTTGATGGAATGA
- the pgsA gene encoding CDP-diacylglycerol--glycerol-3-phosphate 3-phosphatidyltransferase, with translation MNLPNKLTVLRVIMVPFFVFFMLTDVGGAVNKWIALVIFCVASLTDMLDGKIARARNLVTNFGKFMDPLADKLLVCSAMICLIPSGKLAAWIVIVIIAREFIISGFRLVASDAGIVIAASYWGKFKTVSQMFMIIVLIADLGGVFDMIGTILIWVSLILTIVSLFDYIAKNVQVLTQGGM, from the coding sequence ATGAATTTACCAAATAAGTTGACAGTATTAAGAGTGATTATGGTACCGTTTTTCGTGTTTTTCATGCTGACGGATGTAGGAGGAGCAGTCAATAAGTGGATTGCCCTGGTGATATTCTGCGTGGCCAGCCTTACGGACATGCTGGACGGGAAGATTGCCCGCGCTAGGAATCTGGTGACCAATTTCGGAAAGTTCATGGATCCGCTGGCAGACAAACTGCTGGTATGCTCTGCCATGATCTGCCTGATTCCATCCGGGAAACTGGCTGCGTGGATCGTGATCGTGATTATTGCCAGAGAGTTTATTATCAGCGGATTCCGCCTGGTGGCATCTGACGCTGGAATCGTGATCGCCGCAAGTTATTGGGGCAAGTTCAAGACGGTTTCCCAGATGTTCATGATCATCGTGCTGATTGCGGATCTGGGCGGTGTATTTGACATGATTGGAACGATACTGATCTGGGTATCCTTAATACTGACGATCGTATCTTTGTTTGACTATATTGCAAAGAACGTACAAGTATTGACACAGGGAGGCATGTAA